From one Chryseobacterium sp. 3008163 genomic stretch:
- the tpx gene encoding thiol peroxidase, producing the protein MSNITLKGNAVHTLGKLPEVGFTIKEFALVDSGLNVKTLDSYEGKKKVFNIFPSIDTPTCASSARKFNEEANQLENTVVINVSKDLPFALTRFCAAEGLNNVETLSDFRGTFGDDYEVTITDSPMKGLLSRAVIVTDENNKVVYTEQVSEIANEPNYEAALDALK; encoded by the coding sequence ATGTCTAATATTACTTTAAAAGGAAACGCAGTACATACATTAGGAAAACTTCCTGAAGTAGGTTTTACCATCAAAGAATTTGCATTGGTAGATTCAGGCTTAAATGTAAAAACTTTAGATAGCTATGAAGGAAAGAAAAAAGTATTTAATATTTTCCCGAGTATCGATACGCCAACATGTGCATCTTCCGCAAGAAAATTCAACGAAGAAGCTAACCAATTAGAAAACACAGTGGTCATCAATGTATCTAAAGATTTACCGTTTGCTTTAACAAGATTTTGTGCTGCTGAAGGTTTGAATAATGTAGAAACACTTTCAGATTTCAGAGGAACTTTCGGTGACGATTATGAAGTAACGATCACAGATTCTCCTATGAAAGGTCTTTTGAGCCGTGCTGTAATCGTAACTGACGAAAACAATAAAGTAGTTTACACAGAGCAGGTTTCTGAGATTGCAAACGAACCAAATTATGAAGCAGCCTTAGATGCTTTGAAATAA